A stretch of Cicer arietinum cultivar CDC Frontier isolate Library 1 chromosome 5, Cicar.CDCFrontier_v2.0, whole genome shotgun sequence DNA encodes these proteins:
- the LOC101498947 gene encoding agamous-like MADS-box protein AGL11 produces MGRGKIEIKRIENTTNRQVTFCKRRNGLLKKAYELSVLCDAEVALIVFSSRGRLYEYSNNNIRSTIDRYKKACSDHSSTSTTTEINAQYYQQESAKLRQQIQMLQNSNRHLMGDALSTLTVKELKQLENRLERGITRIRSKKHEMLLAEIEYFQKREIELENENLCLRSKINDVERLPQVNMVSGQELNAIQALASRNFFNPNMMEDGTSYPQSDKKILHLG; encoded by the exons ATGGGGAGaggaaaaattgaaataaaaaggaTTGAGAATACAACAAATAGGCAAGTAACTTTCTGCAAGAGAAGAAATGGATTATTGAAGAAAGCTTATGAGCTATCAGTGTTGTGTGATGCTGAAGTTGCCCTTATTGTCTTCTCCAGCCGTGGCAGACTTTATGAATATTCAAACAACAA CATAAGGTCAACTATTGATAGGTACAAAAAGGCATGTTCAGATCATTCTAGTACCAGCACTACCACTGAAATTAACGCTCag TATTATCAGCAAGAATCTGCAAAGCTGCGACAGCAAATACAGATGCTGCAAAATTCTAACAG GCATTTGATGGGTGATGCATTAAGCACACTGACTGTGAAGGAACTTAAGCAGCTGGAGAATAGACTTGAAAGAGGAATCACTAGAATCAGATCTAAGAAA CATGAGATGCTACTTGCTGAAATTGAATACTTTCAGAAAAGG gagatTGAACTGGAAAATGAAAATCTTTGCCTTCGGAGTAAG ATAAATGATGTTGAGAGGCTTCCTCAAGTAAACATGGTTTCTGGACAAGAGCTGAATGCAATTCAGGCATTAGCCTCTCGTAATTTCTTCAATCCAAACATGATGGAAGATGGAACTTCCTACCCTCAATCAGATAAGAAGATTCTTCATCTTGG GTGA
- the LOC101497081 gene encoding regulator of nonsense transcripts UPF3, translating to MKVRSERGKTKVVIRHLPPSLTESDLIQQIHNRFSSTYNYFSFHLGNTSLKNQRYSRAYINFNSPDDVFDFADFFNGHVFVNEKGVQHKAIVEYAPSQRVPKPSTKKDGREGTIYKDPDYLEFLKLIAKPQEHLPSAEIQLERKEAEQAGASKEAPIVTPLMEYVRQRRAVDSGPQVSLAASKVGRRARAALQGKLGLGNTRRGSEKKKYVQKENVKNANRKDSKDKLAFNVVPRREDQSAESSTKGSYEIESLHGIEGSISGVPLTSDSGKKKILLLKGKQREIPKATEGMVKQQNAQSANSPISTTSKQNQRREASGRLIRSILLNSESRQSQPTSAAQHKIQILASENGKRPPRPFGSRSGSSDQISSHDGGQVNSEGDSKRALDEKFIRRDLHGLSIVGDKTERRTRNKDRPDRGVWAPLRRSDSSPSGNEHSSSSLAESTLSNPESVEGEVKENVYSGNRTGEFSASSGGRSSSSVENGSQRNFTRRGAPYTVKDDCAVSLSEGKLSKKGVAGHSTHEKQVWVQKSSSGS from the exons ATGAAGGTGCGTTCGGAAAGGGGAAAAACGAAAGTAGTGATTAGGCATTTACCTCCTTCTCTCACTGAATCTGATCTCATTCAACAAATCCATAACCGTTTCTCTTCCACCTACAACTACTTCTCTTTCCATCTCGGCAACACAAG TCTCAAGAATCAAAGGTATTCCAGAGCATATATAAACTTCAATTCTCCTGATGATGTTTTCGACTTTGCTGACTTCTTCAATGGACACGTTTTTGTTAACGAAAAag GTGTCCAGCATAAAGCAATAGTTGAGTATGCACCTTCTCAACGTGTTCCAAAGCCAAGTACCAAAAAGGATGGTCGTGAAGGGACTATATATAAAG ATCCAGACTATCTCGAGTTCCTCAAACTCATTGCAAAGCCTCAGGAACATCTTCCTAGTGCAGAAATACAATTGGAAAGAAAGGAAGCTGAGCAAGCTG GGGCTAGCAAGGAAGCACCTATTGTCACACCCCTGATGGAATATGTTCGTCAGAGGCGTGCTGTTGACAGTGGTCCACAG GTTTCATTGGCAGCATCAAAAGTTGGCAGAAGAGCCAGAGCTGCTTTGCAAGGCAAGCTTGGCTTAGGTAATACCAGACGAGGATCTGAAAAGAAAAAG TATGTTCAGAAGGAAAATGTCAAGAATGCTAATCGGAAAGACTCGAAAGACAAATTAGCCTTTAATGTGGTCCCGAGGCGTGAGGATCAGTCTGCTGAATCCAGTACAAAAGGAAGTTATGAAATTGAATCTT TGCATGGCATTGAAGGTTCCATCTCTGGAGTACCACTGACTTCTGACTCaggaaagaaaaaaatcctCCTTCTGAAAGGAAAACAGCGGGAAATCCCTAAA GCCACTGAAGGTATGGTAAAGCAGCAAAATGCACAATCTGCAAATTCGCCCATTTCAACTACTTCAAAACAGAACCAAAGGCGTGAAGCCAGTGGAAGGTTGATTAGGAGCATACTTCTAAATAGTGAATCTCGTCAAAGTCAGCCTACATCTGCTGCACAACATAAGATTCAAATCTTAGCTTCTGAGAATGGGAAGCGACCACCTCGTCCTTTTGGCTCAAGGTCCGGGTCAAGTGATCAAATCTCTAGTCATGATGGTGGGCAAGTTAATTCTGAAGGGGATTCTAAAAGGGCTTTGGATGAAAAGTTCATAAGAAGAGATTTGCATGGTTTGAGTATTGTTGGTGATAAAACAGAAAGACGTACTAGAAACAAGGACAGGCCTGATCGTGGTGTTTGGGCACCTCTTCGCCGTTCTGATTCTTCACCTTCTGGTAATGAGCACTCATCATCCTCACTGGCAGAATCTACACTGTCAAATCCTGAATCAGTTGAAG GAGAAGTAAAAGAAAATGTTTATTCAGGAAACAGGACTGGGGAATTCTCAGCTTCTTCAGGTGGACGTAGTAGTTCCTCTGTTGAGAATG GTTCTCAGAGAAATTTTACTCGCCGTGGAGCTCCCTATACAGTGAAGGATGACTGTGCAGTCAGTTTGAGTGAAGGGAAACTATCAAAGAAAGGTGTTGCTGGGCATAGTACTCATGAG AAACAAGTTTGGGTTCAGAAATCATCTTCAGGCTCTTAA